A genome region from Triticum aestivum cultivar Chinese Spring chromosome 2B, IWGSC CS RefSeq v2.1, whole genome shotgun sequence includes the following:
- the LOC123047383 gene encoding poly [ADP-ribose] polymerase tankyrase-2 isoform X3, producing MAAPFLYTRSSGNGTSQDAAMRAAFDGDLRRLRGTVKSLDDPRVIFSFDMGYGLGVLHIAAAGGHLEVCKYLVEELGGDVNAPAPGVVDFAGVTPFMLSAQSGDVSTVKYLLDHGGDLIKADAKGRTVLHHAAGIGSCKVTEFLLSKGVPVDIDCGRGTPLHQAATNEHDKTVKILLEHHADPNTTVIGMGTALMGALLYRSLKCMKLLIKAGADVNRGGSLPMTPLVFTTGWGGYTNFVKFLLKAGADPNIPDVYGRLPIELAARRDCKEEVEMLFPLTSPIPTIPNWSIDGIISHAKLESAKPLGGRHLEQTKAVLKSHADQAFRLKDYKLASKAYGVAIDAAPTATLYANRSLCKLLLDDGEGALSDALRCRMLRPNWVKACYRQAAAHMLLKEYKQACDALLDAQKLDPGNVEVERELRKARELMKAHGEADK from the exons ATGGCTGCGCCCTTCCTCTACACCCGCAGCTCCGGCAACGGCACAA gtcaGGACGCGGCCATGCGAGCGGCGTTCGACGGCGACCTCCGGCGCCTCAGAG GTACTGTAAAGAGCCTCGACGACCCAAGGGTGATCTTCTCTTTCGACATGGGTTATGGCCTTGGTGTGCTGCACATCGCAGCCGCCGGAGGGCATCTTGAGGTTTGCAAATACTTGGTGGAGGAACTCGGGGGAGATGTGAATGCTCCTGCTCCTGGAGTAGTAG ACTTTGCAGGCGTGACACCCTTTATGTTATCTGCTCAGTCTGGCGATGTTTCTACTGTGAAGTATTTGCTTGATCATGGTGGTGATCTAATAAAAGCAGATGCTAAAGGACGCACAGTTCTCCACCATGCGGCAGGCATAG GAAGCTGTAAGGTTACTGAGTTCCTACTCTCAAAAGGAGTACCCGTTGACATAGACTGTGGCCGTGGTACACCACTCCATCAAGCTGCTACCAATGAACATGAtaaaacagtgaagattttgttGGAACACCATGCAGAT CCAAACACCACTGTCATCGGAATGGGTACTGCCCTGATGGGTGCTTTATTGTATCGTTCTTTGAAGTGCATGAAGCTGCTGATTAAG GCTGGTGCTGATGTCAATCGAGGGGGCTCCCTTCCGATGACTCCATTAGTGTTCACTACAGGGTGGGGAGGCTATACCAACTTTGTGAAGTTTCTGTTAAAGGCAGGAGCGGATCCTAATATTCCTGATGTT TATGGTAGGTTACCGATAGAGCTTGCTGCTAGACGTGACTGCAAGGAAGAAGTTGAAATGTTGTTTCCTTTGACATCCCCAATTCCAACCATCCCAAACTGGAGTATAGATGGAATCATCTCGCATGCAAAATTGGAAAGTGCAAAGCCACTG GGTGGAAGGCACCTTGAACAAACAAAAGCTGTACTCAAGTCGCATGCAGATCAGGCATTCAGGCTCAAGGACTATAAGTTGGCATCAAAAGCATATGGTGTG gcAATAGATGCCGCGCCGACTGCAACATTGTACGCGAACAGGAGTCTTTGCAAACTGCTGCTGGATGATGGTGAAGGTGCTCTGTCAGATGCTCTCAGATGCAGAATGCTGCGACCTAACTGGGTGAAAGCTTGCTACCGTCAGGCTGCAGCTCACATGCTACTCAAA GAGTATAAGCAAGCTTGTGATGCTCTCCTGGACGCTCAAAAGTTGGATCCTGGAAACGTAGAGGTCGAGAGAGAGCTACG GAAGGCCAGGGAATTAATGAAAGCTCACGGTGAGGCTGACAAGTGA
- the LOC123047383 gene encoding ankyrin-1 isoform X1 has protein sequence MAAPFLYTRSSGNGTSQDAAMRAAFDGDLRRLRGTVKSLDDPRVIFSFDMGYGLGVLHIAAAGGHLEVCKYLVEELGGDVNAPAPGVVDFAGVTPFMLSAQSGDVSTVKYLLDHGGDLIKADAKGRTVLHHAAGIGSCKVTEFLLSKGVPVDIDCGRGTPLHQAATNEHDKTVKILLEHHADPNTTVIGMGTALMGALLYRSLKCMKLLIKASVLFSISFHCFVPILLNLPSLPCFCVGLHGEGAVKHSIPQSFLQAGADVNRGGSLPMTPLVFTTGWGGYTNFVKFLLKAGADPNIPDVYGRLPIELAARRDCKEEVEMLFPLTSPIPTIPNWSIDGIISHAKLESAKPLGGRHLEQTKAVLKSHADQAFRLKDYKLASKAYGVAIDAAPTATLYANRSLCKLLLDDGEGALSDALRCRMLRPNWVKACYRQAAAHMLLKEYKQACDALLDAQKLDPGNVEVERELRKARELMKAHGEADK, from the exons ATGGCTGCGCCCTTCCTCTACACCCGCAGCTCCGGCAACGGCACAA gtcaGGACGCGGCCATGCGAGCGGCGTTCGACGGCGACCTCCGGCGCCTCAGAG GTACTGTAAAGAGCCTCGACGACCCAAGGGTGATCTTCTCTTTCGACATGGGTTATGGCCTTGGTGTGCTGCACATCGCAGCCGCCGGAGGGCATCTTGAGGTTTGCAAATACTTGGTGGAGGAACTCGGGGGAGATGTGAATGCTCCTGCTCCTGGAGTAGTAG ACTTTGCAGGCGTGACACCCTTTATGTTATCTGCTCAGTCTGGCGATGTTTCTACTGTGAAGTATTTGCTTGATCATGGTGGTGATCTAATAAAAGCAGATGCTAAAGGACGCACAGTTCTCCACCATGCGGCAGGCATAG GAAGCTGTAAGGTTACTGAGTTCCTACTCTCAAAAGGAGTACCCGTTGACATAGACTGTGGCCGTGGTACACCACTCCATCAAGCTGCTACCAATGAACATGAtaaaacagtgaagattttgttGGAACACCATGCAGAT CCAAACACCACTGTCATCGGAATGGGTACTGCCCTGATGGGTGCTTTATTGTATCGTTCTTTGAAGTGCATGAAGCTGCTGATTAAGGCCAGTGTTCTATTTTCTATATCTTTTCATTGCTTTGTTCCGATTTTGCTTAATCTACCATCTCTGCCATGCTTTTGTGTCGGTCTACATGGAGAGGGAGCCGTGAAACATTCTATTCCACAATCCTTTTTACAGGCTGGTGCTGATGTCAATCGAGGGGGCTCCCTTCCGATGACTCCATTAGTGTTCACTACAGGGTGGGGAGGCTATACCAACTTTGTGAAGTTTCTGTTAAAGGCAGGAGCGGATCCTAATATTCCTGATGTT TATGGTAGGTTACCGATAGAGCTTGCTGCTAGACGTGACTGCAAGGAAGAAGTTGAAATGTTGTTTCCTTTGACATCCCCAATTCCAACCATCCCAAACTGGAGTATAGATGGAATCATCTCGCATGCAAAATTGGAAAGTGCAAAGCCACTG GGTGGAAGGCACCTTGAACAAACAAAAGCTGTACTCAAGTCGCATGCAGATCAGGCATTCAGGCTCAAGGACTATAAGTTGGCATCAAAAGCATATGGTGTG gcAATAGATGCCGCGCCGACTGCAACATTGTACGCGAACAGGAGTCTTTGCAAACTGCTGCTGGATGATGGTGAAGGTGCTCTGTCAGATGCTCTCAGATGCAGAATGCTGCGACCTAACTGGGTGAAAGCTTGCTACCGTCAGGCTGCAGCTCACATGCTACTCAAA GAGTATAAGCAAGCTTGTGATGCTCTCCTGGACGCTCAAAAGTTGGATCCTGGAAACGTAGAGGTCGAGAGAGAGCTACG GAAGGCCAGGGAATTAATGAAAGCTCACGGTGAGGCTGACAAGTGA
- the LOC123047383 gene encoding poly [ADP-ribose] polymerase tankyrase-1 isoform X2 — protein sequence MKGTLKLTTLHDCIPAGLSEVPVHIYKTCTVKSLDDPRVIFSFDMGYGLGVLHIAAAGGHLEVCKYLVEELGGDVNAPAPGVVDFAGVTPFMLSAQSGDVSTVKYLLDHGGDLIKADAKGRTVLHHAAGIGSCKVTEFLLSKGVPVDIDCGRGTPLHQAATNEHDKTVKILLEHHADPNTTVIGMGTALMGALLYRSLKCMKLLIKASVLFSISFHCFVPILLNLPSLPCFCVGLHGEGAVKHSIPQSFLQAGADVNRGGSLPMTPLVFTTGWGGYTNFVKFLLKAGADPNIPDVYGRLPIELAARRDCKEEVEMLFPLTSPIPTIPNWSIDGIISHAKLESAKPLGGRHLEQTKAVLKSHADQAFRLKDYKLASKAYGVAIDAAPTATLYANRSLCKLLLDDGEGALSDALRCRMLRPNWVKACYRQAAAHMLLKEYKQACDALLDAQKLDPGNVEVERELRKARELMKAHGEADK from the exons ATGAAGGGTACTCTAAAGCTCACCACTTTGCATGATTGCATCCCTGCTGGACTTAGTGAGGTTCCTGTCCATATATACAAAACAT GTACTGTAAAGAGCCTCGACGACCCAAGGGTGATCTTCTCTTTCGACATGGGTTATGGCCTTGGTGTGCTGCACATCGCAGCCGCCGGAGGGCATCTTGAGGTTTGCAAATACTTGGTGGAGGAACTCGGGGGAGATGTGAATGCTCCTGCTCCTGGAGTAGTAG ACTTTGCAGGCGTGACACCCTTTATGTTATCTGCTCAGTCTGGCGATGTTTCTACTGTGAAGTATTTGCTTGATCATGGTGGTGATCTAATAAAAGCAGATGCTAAAGGACGCACAGTTCTCCACCATGCGGCAGGCATAG GAAGCTGTAAGGTTACTGAGTTCCTACTCTCAAAAGGAGTACCCGTTGACATAGACTGTGGCCGTGGTACACCACTCCATCAAGCTGCTACCAATGAACATGAtaaaacagtgaagattttgttGGAACACCATGCAGAT CCAAACACCACTGTCATCGGAATGGGTACTGCCCTGATGGGTGCTTTATTGTATCGTTCTTTGAAGTGCATGAAGCTGCTGATTAAGGCCAGTGTTCTATTTTCTATATCTTTTCATTGCTTTGTTCCGATTTTGCTTAATCTACCATCTCTGCCATGCTTTTGTGTCGGTCTACATGGAGAGGGAGCCGTGAAACATTCTATTCCACAATCCTTTTTACAGGCTGGTGCTGATGTCAATCGAGGGGGCTCCCTTCCGATGACTCCATTAGTGTTCACTACAGGGTGGGGAGGCTATACCAACTTTGTGAAGTTTCTGTTAAAGGCAGGAGCGGATCCTAATATTCCTGATGTT TATGGTAGGTTACCGATAGAGCTTGCTGCTAGACGTGACTGCAAGGAAGAAGTTGAAATGTTGTTTCCTTTGACATCCCCAATTCCAACCATCCCAAACTGGAGTATAGATGGAATCATCTCGCATGCAAAATTGGAAAGTGCAAAGCCACTG GGTGGAAGGCACCTTGAACAAACAAAAGCTGTACTCAAGTCGCATGCAGATCAGGCATTCAGGCTCAAGGACTATAAGTTGGCATCAAAAGCATATGGTGTG gcAATAGATGCCGCGCCGACTGCAACATTGTACGCGAACAGGAGTCTTTGCAAACTGCTGCTGGATGATGGTGAAGGTGCTCTGTCAGATGCTCTCAGATGCAGAATGCTGCGACCTAACTGGGTGAAAGCTTGCTACCGTCAGGCTGCAGCTCACATGCTACTCAAA GAGTATAAGCAAGCTTGTGATGCTCTCCTGGACGCTCAAAAGTTGGATCCTGGAAACGTAGAGGTCGAGAGAGAGCTACG GAAGGCCAGGGAATTAATGAAAGCTCACGGTGAGGCTGACAAGTGA